A stretch of Henckelia pumila isolate YLH828 chromosome 4, ASM3356847v2, whole genome shotgun sequence DNA encodes these proteins:
- the LOC140864724 gene encoding uncharacterized protein, with product MASNFHRVRRVVSLSSSLSHRSLHQPKSLSSNPHLFRPISASVATATSTNAFSQPARAFTSTPTLFLSNERKPFNPETDEIGPDTILFEGCDYNHWLITVDFPKDTELTREQKIEFFVNIAAQVFGSVEEAKKRIYALSTTTYEGFQVECSEETSKKFQDIPGVVFVLPDSYTDPVNKEYGGDKYVNGEIFPRPPPVHYGRRNNRDRRPRDQMPYQQGNTPYSNQGPSNSEARNYGQNYGPLPRQQNYGPPPHQQNYGPPPQQQNYGPPPPQQNFAPQQQNYGPPPQQQNYGPPPQQQNYGPPPPQQGYAPPPQQQNYGLPPPQQGYGRPPQQGYGRPPQQGYAPPPQQQNYGQPPNFPQQNYSPSGPGERGGPMSASNALGGGERNPMPSYQGNLNRGEFGNYNTHAQRDFQQGHAPPEHRGFSQDTNTLQGKSFEQGSGGTQDQSTRINVGQNQPKQGEEPRNFSYTANN from the exons ATGGCGTCCAACTTCCACCGCGTCCGCCGCGTCGTTTCGCTCTCCTCTTCCCTCAGCCACCGCTCCCTGCATCAACCTAAATCCTTATCCTCCAACCCTCATCTCTTTCGCCCTATCTCCGCCTCAGTAGCCACCGCAACATCCACCAACGCATTTTCCCAACCGGCGCGGGCATTCACTTCCACCCCCACCCTATTTTTGTCTAATGAGCGCAAGCCGTTTAATCCAGAGACGGACGAGATCGGGCCGGACACCATCCTGTTCGAAGGATGCGATTACAATCACTGGCTAATCACCGTGGACTTCCCCAAAGATACCGAACTCACACGTGAGCAGAAGATCGAGTTCTTTGTCAATATCGCCGCCCAAGTCTTCGGAAG TGTGGAAGAGGCAAAAAAGAGAATATATGCACTAAGTACTACGACGTATGAGGGTTTTCAGGTGGAATGTTCAGAGGAAACATCTAAAAAGTTTCAGG ATATACCAGGAGTGGTCTTTGTATTACCGGATTCCTACACTGATCCAGTGAATAAGGAGTATGGAG GTGACAAGTATGTCAATGGAGAAATTTTCCCCCGACCTCCACCAGTACATTATGGTAGACGTAATAACAGGGATAGACGGCCAAGAGATCAGATGCCATATCAGCAAGGAAATACACCTTATAGTAACCAAGGGCCCTCAAATTCTGAAGCGAGGAATTATGGTCAGAACTATGGCCCTCTGCCACGGCAGCAGAATTATGGGCCCCCACCTCATCAGCAGAACTATGGCCCCCCACCTCAACAGCAGAACTATGGCCCCCCTCCACCTCAACAGAATTTTGCCCCTCAGCAGCAGAATTATGGGCCTCCACCGCAACAGCAGAATTATGGGCCTCCACCACAGCAGCAGAATTATGGGCCTCCACCACCCCAGCAGGGTTATGCACCTCCACCGCAGCAGCAAAACTATGGGCTACCACCGCCCCAACAGGGCTATGGACGTCCACCCCAACAGGGCTATGGACGTCCACCCCAGCAGGGCTATGCGCCTCCACCACAGCAGCAAAATTATGGGCAGCCACCAAATTTTCCACAGCAAAATTATTCTCCATCAGGACCAGGGGAAAGAGGAGGGCCTATGTCAGCAAGTAATGCATTAGGAGGTGGTGAAAGAAATCCAATGCCGTCTTATCAGGGAAACTTAAACCGAGGGGAATTTGGGAACTACAATACTCATGCCCAGAGAGACTTCCAACAAGGCCATGCACCTCCTGAACATAGGGGCTTTTCGCAAGACACTAACACTCTGCAGGGCAAAAGTTTTGAACAAGGATCTGGTGGTACTCAGGATCAATCAACAAGGATTAATGTTGGGCAGAATCAGCCAAAGCAAGGAGAGGAGCCAAGGAACTTTTCATACACGGCTAATAACTGA